ACGATTTCTTTCCTAATATTAAATTAGTTCAGTATTTTTTGATAAACTCTCGTCTATCGATATTTTTATAAACTCGGCACTCGAAAGTGCTCGGTTATCTCTTTGTGATGTCTTTACCGTTAATGTCAATGATCTTTATCTATTTCTGATCTAATTCGCAAATATTGTTTTTGGCTCTATTTGCTTTTTTAAAATTAAACCATCGATGTGGAGAATAAGGGAGTCGAACCCTTGACCTCCTGCGTGCAAGGCAGGCGCTCTAGCCAGCTGAGCTAATTCCCCCTCTAGTAGACTTCAGATTTTAGATCTCAGATTACAGACTTTATTGTCTGACATCTGATGTCTTATATCTTCCCGTCTTATAATTAGTAGTCTCGGGCAGGCTCGAACTGCCGACCTCTACATTATCAGTGTAGCGCTCTAACCAGCTGAGCTACGAGACTTCATTATTAATTTTAAATTTTAAATTGAAAATTTTAAATGATTCTTTAAATCTAAAATCTATAATTTATAATCTAAAATCTCTCTATCCCTTTACTAATTTCTAGTGGGTTTTGTATTTTTAATATAATCAACCAAACAAAAAACTAAAGCTTGAACTTTAAGTAAGTTCTGTATCTTGCGATACTATTTTTTTTATCGTCTAACGACGCTCTAAAATGAGATGTTCCAGCCGCACCTTCCGGTACGGCTACCTTGTTACGACTTAGCCCTAGTTACCTGTTTTACCCTAGGCAGCTCCTATTACGGTCACCGACTTCAGGTACCCCAGACTTCCATGGCTTGACGGGCGGTGTGTACAAGGCCCGGGAACGTATTCACCGCGCCATGGCTGATGCGCGATTACTAGCGATTCCAGCTTCATAGAGTCGAGTTGCAGACTCCAATCCGAACTGAGACCGGCTTTCGAGATTTGCATCACATCGCTGTGTAGCTGCCCTCTGTACCGGCCATTGTATTACGTGTGTGGCCCAAGGCGTAAGGGCCGTGATGATTTGACGTCATCCCCACCTTCCTCTCTACTTGCGTAGGCAGTCTCACTAGAGTCCCCAACTTAATGATGGCAACTAGTGACAGGGGTTGCGCTCGTTGCAGGACTTAACCTAACACCTCACGGCACGAGCTGACGACAACCATGCAGCACCTTGAAAAATGTCCGAAGAAAAGTCTATTTCTAAACCTGTCATTTCCCATTTAAGCCTTGGTAAGGTTCCTCGCGTATCATCGAATTAAACCACATAATCCACCGCTTGTGCGGGCCCCCGTCAATTCCTTTGAGTTTCATTCTTGCGAACGTACTCCCCAGGTGGCTAACTTATCACTTTCGCTTAGTCTCTGATTCCGAAAAACCAAAAACGAGTTAGCATCGTTTACGGCGTGGACTACCAGGGTATCTAATCCTGTTCGCTCCCCACGCTTTCGTCCATCAGCGTCAGTTGTTGCTTAGTAACCTGCCTTCGCAATTGGTGTTCTAAGTAATATCTATGCATTTCACCGCTACACTACTTATTCCAGCTACTTCAATAACACTCAAGACCTGCAGTATCAATGGCAGTTTCACAGTTAAGCTGTGAGATTTCACCACTGACTTACAGATCCGCCTACGGACCCTTTAAACCCAATAAATCCGGATAACGCTTGCACCCTCCGTATTACCGCGGCTGCTGGCACGGAGTTAGCCGGTGCTTATTCGTATAGTACCTTCAGCTACTCTCACGAGAGTAGGTTTATCCCTATACAAAAGAAGTTTACAACCCATAGGGCCGTCGTCCTTCACGCGGGATGGCTGGATCAGGCGCTAACCCATTGTCCAATATTCCTCACTGCTGCCTCCCGTAGGAGTCTGGTCCGTGTCTCAGTACCAGTGTGGGGGATCACCCTCTCAGGCCCCCTAAAGATCGCAGACTTGGTGAGCCGTTACCTCACCAACTATCTAATCTTGCGCGTGCCCATCTCTATCCACCGGAGTTTTCAATAAAAAACGATGCCGTCTCTTATATTATGGGGTATTAATCTTCCTTTCGAAAGGCTATCCCCCTGATAAAGGCAGGTTGCACACGTGTTCCGCACCCGTACGCCGCTCTCAAGATCCCGAAAGATCTCTACCGCTCAGCTTGCATGTGTTAGGCCTCCCGCTAGCGTTCATCCTGAGCCAGGATCAAACTCTCCATTGTATGTTTGTCTGACTCACTCAAAGTTTTTTAACGCTTTAGTTTTTCCTTACTTGGTTGTTATATTGTATGTCAATGATCTTTATATCTTTCGCTTTTCAACGAAGCAATCTTTCTGTCAGTGTCGCTCCGTATTTGCGAGTGCAAAAGTAAAACTTTATTTTGATTCGACCAAATGTTTTGAAAGAAAATTTTAAAGTTTTTTAAGTAACCTTAATCTCTTTCCTAACCCTCAATCCCTCTACTCCTGCGCTCCCTTAATTGGGATTGCAAAGATACAAACTTTATTTTAACTCGCAACTTTTAAATCCTAAAAATTAAAAGTTTTTTTTCATCTGTCTCTTTCGTAGAGTATAATGTTTATGCTTATTTAAAAGCTCTTCTGCGCTTACTGAATCCCTTTCGTTTTTCAGTGGGGCAAAGATAGAAACTTCATCCATTACCCGCAAGTTTATTTAACATAAAATTCATATTCAGGTAATGTTTCACCCTTAAAGCGCTGGTACTATGAGAGAAAAATTTTAAACATTTGTTTGGGGATTGGAGGGAAAGGGTCCAAGGGGATGAAAGTTGGGAAGAAATGGGGGTGTTTATATATGATATACCATCTATATAATGATGAGTAATGGGTAATGGGTAATGGGTAATGGGTAATGGGTAATGGGTAATGGGTAATGGAAGGTATACATGATAAATAATACATGGGGTAAGTTTTCAGAGTTATTTTGAAATAGGTTTGGGCTAAAGCCAATGGCTGGGCGTTTATTTTATTTGAGTGGGCTAAAGCCCACTCCTATTGATGGATTTCTGTACGTTGGAAATTATAGATCAAGGTTTATTTTAATAATGCGGTGTTGAGATCCCTACAGGATGACAAAATTGGTACGGAGGAAAATAGAGAAATAAAGAGACTGACGGATATGATGATTATTCTCTAAGATTGTTTTATAGAAAAACGCTGTGTTTTTTTTTATTTCTCACGGAGGACACGGATTGTCACAGATGATAGTGCGGGTTGTATTGTGAATAGCTTTCTGGTATATCTAATTGAAAGAGTCACTCGATCTTCTTAAAGGAATAGGTAGCTTTTGTGGGAGTTCTTACCGGAATAGAAGATTAAACATCGCCAATGACAAAGACTTCAGGAGATATTGATGTATACTTATATATAAGAAGACGGGTTTTTATAAAAACCATCCTCTATTACTTATTACTCATTATTTATAATATATGTCCACTACCCTAGCCCCGATAGTAACGGTTACCCCGCAACAGGGTTTGGAGAGATGGAGGGTTTGAGCCTTGGAGGGTAAAGGCGTGAGGAGTAAGAGTGGATAGCGGGAAATAGCTCCTGAATAAACTGAATGGTTTAAGAATTCTAAAAAGAAAGGGACGAGAGAAAGGTAAGGGACCTCATCCAGGAAAGTCCAATTTCTAAAAATAGAATTAGAAAAATCGTTTAATCAAAAGCTTATAGGTAAAGTAGCCTATGAGACAGCCTACAGTGTCTGCGACGATATCCAGTGTTTCCATAGATCTGCCCAATCCCATTTCTTCCTGAAGGATCTCTGTAAGGAATCCATATATAAGAATAATCTGAAAGAAGTAAGAAAATTTTATTTTGGGAAATGCGGCAATGAAAGAAAATCCTAAAGCGGCAAATATACTTATGTGCAATACTTTATCGATACCACTGAACATAAACCAATATTCTTGGTTTTCTTCTCCGGGTTTGAGAAG
This Chryseobacterium sp. G0162 DNA region includes the following protein-coding sequences:
- a CDS encoding VanZ family protein, whose product is MEQTFLNYFLQTITKRSLDKISKIFSKILPIYWAFLTYMLLKPGEENQEYWFMFSGIDKVLHISIFAALGFSFIAAFPKIKFSYFFQIILIYGFLTEILQEEMGLGRSMETLDIVADTVGCLIGYFTYKLLIKRFF